One window of the Hemitrygon akajei chromosome 5, sHemAka1.3, whole genome shotgun sequence genome contains the following:
- the LOC140727295 gene encoding immunoglobulin kappa light chain-like: MSPLGKQLLLILLHSLLSEGKYQNVMVSQTPFMIKALKGQTVKINCSYSHENYDQLLIEWRRNNSAQKLCNYVFNRNMTNYTQCHCIQRININLDSSINLFVLSIYNLQLSDSDIYFCRVSFQIPPPVQGVEGKGTNLTVEAFPRVYLKAEPLPAPNAGVQLNCTSVEFYPGSIQVSWFRDGQLITNGTEDGPLYSNSDGSFSMASFLNLSVPDWSDGGNYSCQVNHSRLSKPIIQYISVQLTDNENITCAIEARIAVLAMATLIVITGLILYFKTGNLTMNLNHLSSAMCSNVNCNIH; this comes from the exons ATGTCTCCACTGGGAAAGCAATTGCTTCTTATTTTACTACATTCCCTTCTCAGTGAAG GAAAATATCAAAACGTGATGGTTTCCCAGACACCATTCATGATAAAAGCACTGAAAGGACAGACAGTGAAAATAAATTGTTCCTACAGCCATGAAAACTATGATCAACTGTTGATTGAATGGCGAAGAAATAACTCTGCACAGAAGCTTTGTAATTATGTTTTCAATAGAAATATGACAAATTATACTCAATGCCATTGTATACAACGTATCAACATTAATCTGGACTCCTCGATAAATTTGTTTGTATTATCGATCTACAATCTTCAGTTGAGTGATTCTGACATTTACTTCTGCCGGGTTTCTTTTCAAATACCCCCTCCGGTACAAGGGGTAGAAGGAAAAGGCACCAACCTAACAGTGGAAG CTTTCCCAAGGGTTTACCTAAAAGCTGAGCCTCTGCCTGCCCCTAACGCTGGCGTACAGCTCAACTGCACATCGGTGGAGTTCTACCCGGGCAGCATTCAAGTGTCCTGGTTTAGGGATGGACAGCTGATCACCAACGGGACAGAGGATGGGCCCCTCTATTCTAATAGTGACGGCTCCTTCTCCATGGCAAGCTTCCTGAATCTGTCTGTACCTGACTGGAGTGATGGTGGGAATTATTCCTGTCAGGTGAACCACTCAAGGCTCTCTAAACCTATTATCCAATACATTTCTGTCCAACTCACAG ATAATGAGAATATTACATGCGCAATAGAAGCAAGAATCGCTGTCTTAGCTATGGCAACGTTGATTGTGATAACAGGACTTATTCTGTACTTCAAAACAGGAA aCTTAACAATGAATTTGAACCACCTCTCCTCTGCCATGTGTTCAAACGTCAACTGTAACATTCATTAG